The following are encoded together in the Amyelois transitella isolate CPQ chromosome 6, ilAmyTran1.1, whole genome shotgun sequence genome:
- the LOC106131343 gene encoding anaphase-promoting complex subunit 4, which produces MYHCGMRQVRESHFANQVDLMVWSNRLDLLALSNLKGEVQVHRLQWQKVWNLAPPKENVTVRAMAWRPDGKVLAIGYSSGNVFIVDIEDKEIMDKYALEHESIQEFDDTKHYGISCITWAAHATNLDSTPYNIYEDSSLFLQQLPTSSSAYKNQTSDDGAHCLKEETQTPSHLNMLIVGYGTGYVYMSIFGRYPYGTLHLTQVTKDECGEYKVLDVILSDDFSVLQVLYLDRLTNIVYAALVNTSVLTAYSEEIFKVAKQHGKVIHLMSYLDQTMISITEAWEHILLEMDTKMAYYAASVPEGGVSADLLELLMLGVPSDELELFLLRELTAKVLKKSGNSVELSYSTIQKLVLKQLNVVGQSLTYYLSELRGLTRIPDRYKVLGLEEPAVTNAIRACCAFLNKCLELQQVIDVSMRNYKAFFRWLYVMIIRLLNEPTPSEIVKMTQQELTHIAEFLYNFDNVQVESTENVSEKPVKFNLERLGQYLQDQDLTILPDDEDNPWHKFLKDNSCLIKDNDTIFSMEEFRKFSLVQQQKYLKNAIDKVFDVSDKTDIVKHFSVLYNIKCYEGLTGLNSDTHLRFSQLYDASQQRFMVALVNIGADKICFMSTSVKNKTCSATASKFCIGSILIGDKDLPDDTLLKVMDLQYYSSEFLSVIVQHTSNEENTVFIQVPLNIILEHSTEFNIKSKSCVFGEKISNKDIASFLDQGVYKVIDKLDGCRIAVSGCRKVSVVLSKSCRKLKVFEMEIDGEDEEDETLDITPQSHVTNRSNASHGTPDQSTDITF; this is translated from the exons atgtatCACTGTGGGATGAGACAAGTAAGAGAGAGCCACTTTGCTAACCAAGTCGATTTAATGGTCTGGAGCAACCGGCTGGATTTGTTGGCATTAAGCAATTTAAAAG GTGAAGTTCAGGTTCACAGATTACAGTGGCAAAAAGTATGGAATCTAGCGCcaccaaaagaaaatgttactGTTCGTGCCATGGCGTGGAGGCCAGATGGAAAA gtacTGGCGATTGGTTACAGTTCTGGAAATGTGTTTATAGTTGACATTGAGGACAAGGAAATCATGGACAAGTATGCATTAGAGCATGAAAGCATTCAAGAATTTGATGACACAAAACACTATGGAATATCATGCATTACATGGGCCGCACATGCTACTAATTTGGACAGCACaccatataatatttat gaGGATTCATCATTGTTTCTGCAGCAGTTACCAACCTCAAGCAGTGCTTACAAAAACCAAACATCTGATGATGGTGCCCACTGTTTAAAGGAAGAAACACAGACACCCAGTCATCTTAATATGTTAATTGTTGGCTATGGCACTGGTTATGTTTATATGAGTATCTTTGGTAGATATCCGTATGGGACTCTCCATCTCACGCAAGTTACAAAGGATGAATGTGGCGAGTACAAGGTTTTAGACGTCATTCTCTCTGATGATTTTAGTGTTTTGCAAGTCCTTTATTtagatagacttacaaacatCGTCTATGCCGCTCTGGTTAATACAAGTGTCTTGACAGCTTATTCAGAAGAAATTTTCAAAGTTGCAAAGCAACATGGGAAAGTAATACACTTGATGTCATATTTAGATCAGACTATGATATCAATAACAGAAGCTTGGGAACACATATTGTTGGAAATGGACACGAAGATGGCTTATTATGCAGCATCAGTGCCTGAAGGAGGAGTGTCAGCAGATCTGTTGGAGTTGCTTATGCTtg GAGTACCATCTGATGAATTAGAACTATTTTTACTTAGAGAACTAACTGCCAAAGTTTTGAAGAAATCTGGAAATTCAGTAGAATTAAGTTATTCAACTATTCAAAAATTGGTTTTGAAACAGTTGAATGTTGTTGGGCAAAGTTTGACATATTATCTCTCGGAATTAAGAGGTCTTACTAGGATACCAGACAGATATAAA gtCTTAGGACTTGAAGAGCCTGCAGTTACCAATGCTATACGAGCTTGTTGtgcatttttgaataaatgtcTGGAGTTGCAACAAGTTATTGATGTTTCCATGAGAAATTACAAGGCATTTTTCAGATGGCTGTATGTTATGATAATCAGATTGCTGAACGAACCTACACCCAGTGAAATAGTCAAGATGACCCAACAAGAATTAACACACATTGcggaatttttatataatttcgaTAATGTTCAAGTAGAGAGTACAGAAAATGTGTCGGAAAAACcagtaaaattcaatttagaaAGGCTTGGTCAATACTTACAAGATCAAGATTTGACTATACTCCCTGATGACGAAGACAATCCTTGGCACAAGTTCCTGAAGGACAACTCATGTTTGATCAAAGATAATgatacaatattttctatGGAAGAATTCAGAAAGTTTTCACTAGTTCAGCAACAGAAATATCTAAAAAATGCAATTGATAAAGTATTTGATGTTTCAGATAAAACAGATATTGTGAAACATTTTTCTGTTTTGTACAACATTAAATGTTATGAAGGTCTGACAGGGTTAAATTCAGATACTCATTTGCGATTCTCACAATTATATGATGCAAGTCAACAAAGGTTCATGGTAGCATTAGTAAATATAGGGGCAGATAAAATATGCTTTATGTCAACTAGtgttaagaataaaacttgCAGTGCAACTGCTTCTAAATTTTGCATTGGTTCCATTCTTATTGGAGATAAAGATTTGCCAGATGACACTCTTCTCAAAGTCATGGACTTACAGTATTATTCTTCtgaatttttgtctgtgaTTGTGCAACATACATCAAATGAAGAAAACACTGTATTTATTCAAGTTCCGTTGAATATTATTCTGGAACATTCTactgaatttaatattaagtcCAAATCATGTGTGTTTGgtgaaaaaatatcaaataaggATATTGCATCTTTCCTAGACCAAGGCGTTTACAAAGTAATTGATAAGCTGGATGGATGTCGCATAGCCGTGTCAGGATGTAGAAAAGTTTCTGTGGTTTTGTCAAAAAGCTGCAGGAAATTGAAGGTATTTGAGATGGAAATAGATGGTGAAGATGAGGAAGACGAAACTCTTGATATCACCCCACAGTCACATGTTACAAACAGAAGCAACGCTAGCCACGGGACTCCTGATCAGTCTACTGATAttacattttga
- the LOC106131344 gene encoding uncharacterized protein LOC106131344 isoform X2: protein MPLLPLIDSVKNTGVMKVSAGDTATLQCVSNDYNHNFMFWVLGDKKVIGPSNDYEYDRNKYKYEVLSGNLKIHAVTPAEAGFYQCFSKNIKNDGVTIGQVEMLVNGSGFTAMDSVKLVAIVLSIIIIIACAVIFFRLRKERSKYDGRAIVPDDDEEDGDGEEIYNRTTTTIAQPVAGPSRIPSSDHLLYGIDNQGLDTDFNSVFENIQIKTPQGSLI from the exons ATGCCCCTTTTGCCCCTGATAGACAGTGTAAAAAATACTGGAGTTATGAAAGTGTCAGCGGGTGATACAGCAACCTTGCAATGTGTTAGCAATGATTACAACCACAATTTCATGTTCTGGGTCTTAGGTGATAAAAAAGTGATAGGGCCCAGCAATGACTATGAAtatgatagaaataaatataaatatgaagtgCTATCTGGGAACTTGAAAATTCAT GCAGTCACACCTGCTGAAGCTGGTTTTTACCAATGTTTctccaaaaatataaaaaatgatgGAGTCACAATTGGACAAGTTGAAATGTTGGTCAATGGTTCTGGATTCACTGCAATGGACTCTGTTAAGCTGGTGGCCATAGTTCTCTCAATCATAATAATCATTGCATGTGCCGTTATATTCTTCCGTTTAAGAAAAGAGCGGAGCAAATATGATGGCAGAGCAATTGTGCCTG ATGATGATGAAGAGGATGGTGATGGTGAAGAAATTTACAACCGTACTACAACTACCATTGCACAACCAGTGGCAGGGCCCAGCAGAATTCCATCATCAGACCATCTTCTTTATGGAATAGATAACCAGGGATTAGATACAGATTTCAACTCTgtgtttgaaaatattcaaataaagacaCCTCAAGGAAGTTTAATCTAG
- the LOC106131344 gene encoding uncharacterized protein LOC106131344 isoform X1 yields MPLLPLIDSVKNTGVMKVSAGDTATLQCVSNDYNHNFMFWVLGDKKVIGPSNDYEYDRNKYKYEVLSGNLKIHAVTPAEAGFYQCFSKNIKNDGVTIGQVEMLVNGSGFTAMDSVKLVAIVLSIIIIIACAVIFFRLRKERSKYDGRAIVPVDDDEEDGDGEEIYNRTTTTIAQPVAGPSRIPSSDHLLYGIDNQGLDTDFNSVFENIQIKTPQGSLI; encoded by the exons ATGCCCCTTTTGCCCCTGATAGACAGTGTAAAAAATACTGGAGTTATGAAAGTGTCAGCGGGTGATACAGCAACCTTGCAATGTGTTAGCAATGATTACAACCACAATTTCATGTTCTGGGTCTTAGGTGATAAAAAAGTGATAGGGCCCAGCAATGACTATGAAtatgatagaaataaatataaatatgaagtgCTATCTGGGAACTTGAAAATTCAT GCAGTCACACCTGCTGAAGCTGGTTTTTACCAATGTTTctccaaaaatataaaaaatgatgGAGTCACAATTGGACAAGTTGAAATGTTGGTCAATGGTTCTGGATTCACTGCAATGGACTCTGTTAAGCTGGTGGCCATAGTTCTCTCAATCATAATAATCATTGCATGTGCCGTTATATTCTTCCGTTTAAGAAAAGAGCGGAGCAAATATGATGGCAGAGCAATTGTGCCTG TAGATGATGATGAAGAGGATGGTGATGGTGAAGAAATTTACAACCGTACTACAACTACCATTGCACAACCAGTGGCAGGGCCCAGCAGAATTCCATCATCAGACCATCTTCTTTATGGAATAGATAACCAGGGATTAGATACAGATTTCAACTCTgtgtttgaaaatattcaaataaagacaCCTCAAGGAAGTTTAATCTAG
- the LOC106131345 gene encoding transmembrane protein 60, whose translation MAILHRALFTWFIFLVFLILLCLRLESRTHWNWFIVFIPMWVYDGILLIYVLFHMISHCRNGIERFRGTINKNVWYIAAIGLKMAAQIIICIKLEYTKVNLPIYVVMTPIWMLLPVLSVEVFMHLIKHSSGSSRY comes from the coding sequence ATGGCAATACTTCATCGGGCTCTGTTTAcgtggtttatttttttagtattccTTATATTACTATGTTTAAGATTGGAGTCCAGAACTCATTGGAACTGGTTTATCGTGTTCATACCTATGTGGGTTTATGATGGTATACTATTGATATATGTGCTGTTCCACATGATATCCCATTGCAGAAATGGTATAGAAAGGTTTAGAggtacaataaacaaaaatgtttggTATATAGCAGCAATTGGATTGAAAATGGCTGCTCAGATCATTATTTGCATCAAATTGGAATATACAAAAGTAAATCTGCCTATTTATGTTGTAATGACACCTATATGGATGTTACTACCCGTGTTATCTGTTGAAGTTTTTATGCACCTTATAAAACATTCCAGTGGAAGTAGCCGATACTAA